The Leisingera daeponensis DSM 23529 genome includes the window CTGATCAAGGAAATGCTGCGTCAGCGCAAAGAGGCCGGGACGCTCAACGAAGACGCATTCGACGAAATCGAGACCGAAGAGTCCGAAGAGGAGAAAAAGTAATGGCTATCACCTCTGCAAACCAGCTGGAGCTGTTGCAAACCGCCGAGGCCGTGGCGCGCGAAAAGATGATCGACCCGGGTCTGGTGATCGAGGCGATGGAAGAAAGCCTCGCCCGTGCGGCCAAGAGCCGCTATGGCGCCGAGATGGATATCCGTGTGTCGATCGACCGCAAGACCGGGCGCGCCACCTTTACCCGCGTGCGCACCGTTGTCGCGGATGATGAGCTGGAAAACTACCAGGCCGAAATGACCGTTGAGCAGGCGCGCCAGTACATGGCGAACCCCGAAGTGGGCCAGACCTATGTCGAGGAAGTGCCGCCGGTTGAGATGGGCCGGATCGCAGCCCAGTCGGCCAAGCAGGTGATCCTGCAGAAGGTCCGCGAAGCTGAGCGCGACCGCCAGTACGAAGAATTCAAGGACCGCGCCGGCACGATCATCAACGGCTTGGTCAAGCGCGAGGAATACGGCAACGTCATCGTCGACGTGGGCGCGGGCGAAGCGATCTTGCGCCGCAACGAGAAGATCGGCCGCGAAAGCTACCGCCCGAACGACCGCGTGCGCTGCTACATCAAGGACGTGCGCCGCGAGCCGCGCGGCCCGCAGATCTTCCTGTCGCGCACCGCGCCGGAGTTCATGGCCGAGCTGTTCAAGATGGAAGTGCCGGAAATCTATGACGGCATCATCGAGATCAAGGCAGTCGCCCGCGACCCCGGCTCGCGCGCCAAGATTGCTGTCGTCTCCTATGACGGCTCGATCGACCCGGTCGGCGCCTGTGTTGGTATGCGCGGCTCCCGTGTGCAGGCCGTCGTGAACGAGCTTCAGGGCGAGAAGATCGACATCATCCCGTGGAACGAGGACCAGCCGACCTTCCTGGTGAACGCGCTGCAGCCGGCCGAAGTGACCAAGGTGGTGCTCGACGAGGAAGCCGGCAAGATCGAGGTTGTGGTGCCGGAAGAGCAGCTGTCGCTCGCTATCGGCCGCCGCGGCCAGAATGTGCGCCTGGCGTCGCAGCTCACCGGTCTCGATATCGACATCATGACCGAGGAAGAAGAGTCGGCCCGCCGCCAGAAAGAATTCGAGGCGCGCACGAAATTGTTCATGGAGACCCTTGATCTGGACGAGTTCTTTGCCCAGCTTCTGGTGTCTGAGGGCTTCACCAACCTGGAAGAGGTTGCTTATGTCGAGCTCGATGAGCTGCTGGTCATTGACGGTGTTGACGAAGGCACCGCCGAGGAGCTGCAGGCCCGTGCCCGCGACTATCTGGAAGCCCAGGCCAAGGCGGCCCTGGACGCAGCCCGCGAGCTGGGCGCCGAGGAAAGCCTGATCCAGTTCGAGGGCCTGACCCCGCAAATGGTCGAGGCGCTTGCCAAGGACGACGTGAAGTCGCTGGAAGATTTCGCCACTTGTGCGGACTGGGAACTGGCCGGCGGCTGGACCTCCAACGGCGGCGAGCGGGTCAAGGATGACGGCATCCTGGAGCCTTTCGGCGTATCGCTGGAAGAGGCGCAGGACATGGTCATGACCGCCCGCATCATGCTGGGCTGGGTCGATCCGGCTGAGCTGGAAGCGGAAGCGGCGGAAGACGAAGACGCTGGCGAAGAGGAAGGCGAAGCCTGATCCCGGGCTTTGCAAAGGAGACCTGCATGACACGCGGCGGCGTTCAAAAAGACCGGCCCGAAGGCAGCGAGCGCAAGTGCATCGCAACCGGCGAGATCCAGCCCAAACAGGGGCTCATCCGATTTGTGATGGGACCCGAGGGCCAGGTCGTGCCCGATGTGATGGAAAAGCTGCCGGGCCGCGGCGTCTATGTGACGTCCAGCCGCGCGGCGCTGGAAACCGCCGTCAAGAAGAAGCTGTTCGCCCGCGGCTTCAAATCGCAGGTCCAGGTCTCCAGCGGGCTTGCCGGGGAGGTGGAGACCCAAGTGGTCCGCCGCCTCGTCGGGCTGATCAGCCTGGCGCGCAAGTCGGGCGACGCGGTGGCCGGTTTCGAGAAGGTCAAGGACTGGCTGTCCAAGGAAGAGGCCCGGGTGCTGATCCAGGCCTCTGACGGGTCGGGCCGCGGAAAGTCGAAGCTGAGCACGCCCTACAAGGGCAAATTTATCGGCTGCCTCACGGCGGACGAGCTGGGAATGGCATTTGGGCGCCAAACTGTGATACATGCCGCCCTCGCCTCTGGCGGACTCAGCAAACGTGTTGTAGATGAGGCGCAACGACTGCAAGGTTTGCGCGAAACGGTGGGCGGCAGCGGCCGCACGGAAGGATAAGTAGCTTTATGAGCGATAGTGACGGCAAAAAGACACTGGGTCTGCGTGGGAGTTCCCGTCCGGGGAACGTGAAACAGAGTTTCAGCCATGGACGGACCAAGAATGTCGTAGTGGAAACCAAGCGCAAGCGCGTGGTGGTTCCCAAGCCGGGTGCGGCCAAAAGCGGCAGCGGTGCTGCACCGGCAGCGTCCGGATCCCGCCGGCCTGCCGGCATCAGCGATGCAGAGATGGAGCGCCGCTTGAAGGCACTGCAGGCCGCCAAGGCCCGCGAGGTGGAAGAAGCCGCGCAGCGCGAAGCCGAGGAAAAGGCCCGCGCCGAAGAGCGTGAGCGCCGCCGCGCCGAAGCGGAAGCCAAAGAGCGCGAGCAGCGCGAAGCCGAAGAACGCGCCCGCCAGAAAGCCGAAGAGGAAGAGCGCAAGCGCGCCGAGGAAGCAGAAGCAGCCAAAATGGCAGCCGCTGCGCCCGAACCTGCGGAGAAGGCAGAGCGTCCGGCAGCGAACAAGCCCGCTCCTGCTGCAACCCCGCGCAAAGCCGAGCGCGAACGCGAGCAGCGTCCGTCCCGCGGCAAGGGCCGTGACGACAACCGCCGCTCCGGCAAGCTGACGCTTGGCCAGGCCACTGGCGGCGAAGGCAACCGCCAGCGCTCGATGGCGGCGATGAAGCGGAAGCAGGAACGTGCGCGTCAGAAGGCCATGGGCGGCTCGGTCGAGCGGGAAAAGGTTGTGCGCGACGTGCAGCTGCCGGAAACCATCGTGGTGTCCGAGCTGGCCAACCGCAT containing:
- the nusA gene encoding transcription termination factor NusA, producing the protein MAITSANQLELLQTAEAVAREKMIDPGLVIEAMEESLARAAKSRYGAEMDIRVSIDRKTGRATFTRVRTVVADDELENYQAEMTVEQARQYMANPEVGQTYVEEVPPVEMGRIAAQSAKQVILQKVREAERDRQYEEFKDRAGTIINGLVKREEYGNVIVDVGAGEAILRRNEKIGRESYRPNDRVRCYIKDVRREPRGPQIFLSRTAPEFMAELFKMEVPEIYDGIIEIKAVARDPGSRAKIAVVSYDGSIDPVGACVGMRGSRVQAVVNELQGEKIDIIPWNEDQPTFLVNALQPAEVTKVVLDEEAGKIEVVVPEEQLSLAIGRRGQNVRLASQLTGLDIDIMTEEEESARRQKEFEARTKLFMETLDLDEFFAQLLVSEGFTNLEEVAYVELDELLVIDGVDEGTAEELQARARDYLEAQAKAALDAARELGAEESLIQFEGLTPQMVEALAKDDVKSLEDFATCADWELAGGWTSNGGERVKDDGILEPFGVSLEEAQDMVMTARIMLGWVDPAELEAEAAEDEDAGEEEGEA
- a CDS encoding RNA-binding protein, with product MTRGGVQKDRPEGSERKCIATGEIQPKQGLIRFVMGPEGQVVPDVMEKLPGRGVYVTSSRAALETAVKKKLFARGFKSQVQVSSGLAGEVETQVVRRLVGLISLARKSGDAVAGFEKVKDWLSKEEARVLIQASDGSGRGKSKLSTPYKGKFIGCLTADELGMAFGRQTVIHAALASGGLSKRVVDEAQRLQGLRETVGGSGRTEG